From Syngnathus typhle isolate RoL2023-S1 ecotype Sweden linkage group LG13, RoL_Styp_1.0, whole genome shotgun sequence, a single genomic window includes:
- the zgc:162816 gene encoding D-serine dehydratase, with product MDGEPLSALCTPALVVDVDKVKKNAMRMIERCEKLGVQLRPHMKTHKTLECADIMTRGSRRCIVVSTLAEAWFYADHGFDDILYAYSLPFDKVERCAILSERLELFQVLLDHPDALEQLKKRPLKDGRLWHVWLKLDCGNGRAGILHSEPEALRLAQAIAETAGVQLTGVYAHCGNTYNCIGVEEIQAVAKETTSFTLEFMEKLKAVGITCKSSIGSTPSCSHPVQDMAKLSEVHPGNFVFYDVQQSLIGSCNVEDVAVRVLTRVIGHCPHRNQLLIDCGWAGLSLDGAGKLPTGYAVIEGHSNLKLLSMTQEHGRVEPISGKLDYSMYPLGFLLALIPYHSCATAVMHPVYHVHSEGVLVGKWIPTRGW from the exons ATGGATGGGGAGCCTCTCTCAGCCCTGTGCACGCCTGCTCTGGTGGTCGACGTGGACAAAGTGAAGAAAAATGCAATGAGGATGATTGAACGATGTGAGAAGCTTGGAGTTCAGCTTCGCCCTCACATGAAGACCCACAAAACCCT TGAGTGTGCTGACATAATGACACGGGGTTCACGGCGGTGCATAGTGGTTTCCACCCTGGCAGAGGCCTGGTTTTATGCTGACCATGGATTTGATGACATCCTCTATGCTTATTCTCTACCTTTTGATAAG GTGGAGCGTTGTGCCATCTTGTCAGAGAGACTGGAGCTCTTTCAAGTTTTACTGGACCATCCGGATGCTTTGGAGCAGCTCAAAAAGCGACCGTTGAAAGATGGTCGACTGTGGCATGTCTGGTTGAAACTGGACTGTGGCAACGGTAGAG cTGGCATCCTGCATTCAGAGCCAGAGGCGCTCAGACTGGCACAGGCCATTGCTGAGACAGCAGGCGTGCAGCTAACAGGCGTGTACGCTCACTGTGGCAACACCTACAACTGCATAGGGGTCGAGGAAATCCAGGCAGTCGCAAAGGAGACCACCAGCTTTACTCTGGAATTCATGGAAAA gttaaaggctgttggcattACCTGCAAGTCCAGCATTGGCTCCACCCCCTCCTGTAGTCACCCAGTCCAAGACATGGCAAAGCTTAGTGAGGTGCATCCTGGAAATTTTGTCTTCTACG ATGTGCAGCAGTCTCTCATTGGCTCATGCAATGTTGAAGACGTGGCTGTCCGTGTTTTGACAAGAGTCATAGGTCACTGTCCCCACAGGAACCAGCTACTGATTGATTGTGGGTGGGCTGGGTTAAG TTTGGATGGGGCTGGGAAACTTCCAACAGGATACGCTGTGATCGAAGGGCATTCAAACCTCAA GTTATTATCCATGACTCAGGAGCATGGAAGAGTGGAGCCTATCTCAGGAAAACTGGATTACAGCATGTACCCTCTGGGCTTTCTACTCGCATTGATTCCATACCAT tcaTGTGCAACAGCCGTAATGCATCCTGTGTATCATGTGCACTCAGAAGGCGTTCTCGTGGGCAAGTGGATACCAACACGTGGATGGTGA